From Solidesulfovibrio sp., one genomic window encodes:
- a CDS encoding Hpt domain-containing protein: MDANGTDMALIDLDRLRQRFDDDMELLSEIFRVFISETPGRRADIEKALAAGDANRLNRLAHSLKGVAATMFAEPLRQAAYAVELAARDGDAARLARLTPELLAVLEASCAHVRGLI, encoded by the coding sequence ATGGATGCGAACGGCACGGACATGGCGCTGATCGACCTGGACAGGTTGCGCCAGCGCTTCGACGATGACATGGAACTTTTGTCCGAGATATTCCGCGTGTTTATCTCGGAGACGCCCGGGCGGCGGGCCGACATCGAAAAGGCCCTGGCCGCCGGCGACGCCAATCGGCTCAACCGGCTGGCCCATTCCCTCAAGGGCGTGGCCGCCACCATGTTCGCCGAGCCCCTGCGCCAGGCCGCCTACGCCGTGGAGCTGGCGGCCCGGGACGGCGACGCGGCCCGCCTGGCCCGCCTGACGCCCGAACTGCTGGCCGTGCTCGAGGCCAGTTGCGCGCATGTCCGGGGGCTGATCTAG
- a CDS encoding ATP-binding protein: MVDAPRPHRDAYCVLDAEERDYLVGVVGVGPGFETILEIVAGVEFREFLPPMRLAGVAGMAADDPRRVSPLLREVPFFADCRALFANCPGINLVVELQSGLDPRELVRDLPPGATLIDSTASFFLCALSNAVSVGAHCRRRLDHQKLLLEAIVDEVQEDIALIAASGRVVDLNRNIVARLGRSKEALLGRDCRELRSGPDDPPLCDPADPACPFRIALVTGEKAERLHTAVSADGKLRYYRTYTYPIRDASGQVGHVVVFRRDITDRTVGELSARQAERIETVGRLSSYLAHEIRNPLFAASGFARRLAGMAGLPEAAREKAAIVLEELTRMEALLKQFLEFARPTGTVVGEADVARVSREALAAVRDEAEARRVGLAEEIAPGLPAVALDPALFKQCLVNLLRNAVEALPHGGLVSVAADRDGQRVRLRVADSGRGATRENLENMFSPFYKGDACEYGLGLAMVKKVVDDFGGAVEAAGNPDGGCVLTLYLPAALAGAAGR; this comes from the coding sequence ATGGTCGACGCCCCGCGACCGCACAGGGACGCCTACTGCGTGCTGGACGCCGAGGAACGCGACTACCTGGTCGGTGTGGTCGGCGTCGGGCCGGGCTTCGAGACCATTTTGGAGATCGTGGCCGGCGTGGAATTCCGGGAGTTCCTGCCGCCCATGCGCCTGGCCGGCGTGGCCGGGATGGCGGCCGACGATCCCCGGCGCGTTTCGCCTTTGCTGCGAGAGGTGCCTTTTTTCGCCGACTGCCGGGCGCTGTTCGCCAACTGCCCGGGCATCAACCTGGTGGTGGAGCTGCAAAGCGGCCTCGACCCCAGGGAGCTTGTCCGCGACCTGCCCCCCGGGGCGACGCTCATCGACAGCACGGCCTCCTTTTTCCTGTGCGCGCTCTCCAACGCCGTGTCGGTCGGCGCCCACTGCCGCCGGCGCCTGGACCACCAGAAGCTGCTGCTCGAAGCCATCGTGGACGAGGTCCAGGAGGACATCGCCCTGATCGCCGCCTCGGGCCGGGTGGTGGACCTCAACCGCAACATCGTGGCCCGCCTGGGCCGGTCCAAGGAGGCGCTCCTCGGCCGCGACTGCCGCGAGCTGCGCAGCGGCCCCGACGACCCGCCGCTGTGCGACCCGGCCGATCCGGCCTGCCCCTTCCGCATCGCCCTGGTCACGGGGGAGAAGGCCGAGCGCCTGCACACCGCCGTGTCCGCCGACGGGAAGCTGCGCTACTACCGCACCTACACCTATCCCATCCGCGACGCCTCGGGGCAGGTCGGGCACGTGGTGGTCTTTCGCCGCGACATCACCGACCGCACCGTGGGGGAATTAAGCGCCCGCCAGGCCGAGCGCATCGAGACCGTGGGCCGGTTGTCCTCGTACCTGGCCCATGAGATCCGAAACCCCCTGTTCGCGGCCAGCGGCTTCGCCCGGCGCCTGGCCGGCATGGCCGGCCTGCCGGAGGCGGCCCGGGAAAAGGCGGCCATCGTGCTGGAGGAACTGACCCGGATGGAGGCCTTGCTCAAGCAGTTCCTGGAGTTCGCCCGGCCCACGGGGACGGTGGTCGGCGAGGCGGACGTGGCCCGGGTGTCCCGGGAGGCCCTGGCGGCGGTACGCGACGAGGCCGAGGCCCGGCGGGTGGGCCTGGCCGAGGAGATCGCGCCGGGGCTGCCGGCCGTGGCCCTCGACCCGGCGCTGTTCAAGCAGTGCCTGGTCAACCTGCTGCGCAACGCCGTGGAGGCCCTGCCTCATGGCGGCCTGGTGTCCGTCGCCGCCGACCGGGACGGCCAGCGGGTGCGGCTGCGCGTGGCCGACAGCGGACGCGGCGCCACGCGCGAAAACCTGGAGAACATGTTCAGCCCCTTTTACAAGGGCGATGCCTGCGAATACGGCCTGGGGCTGGCCATGGTCAAAAAGGTGGTGGACGATTTCGGCGGCGCGGTGGAGGCGGCGGGCAATCCCGACGGCGGCTGCGTCCTGACGCTCTATCTGCCGGCGGCCCTGGCTGGCGCCGCCGGCCGTTGA
- the rsmI gene encoding 16S rRNA (cytidine(1402)-2'-O)-methyltransferase — protein sequence MDTENGTLFIVATPLGNTRDLSPRAAGVLAEAAVVLAEDTRRTGLLLKALGIAARRLVSFHEHNEEARTPQVLGWLGEGREVALVSDAGTPLLADPGYRLVAAARQAGFGVSPVPGPSAILAALSAAGIAPYPFAFLGFPPRGRAQAEALFTRFGATGATLVFFERKNRIGDTLAAALAALGDRDCVLCRELTKTFEEFVPGRLADFAGKDLELLGEVTVVVGPGGGGRSADDEARRVLAEEAAAGGKPREVARRAATRLSGWTAKALYAMLPVRERD from the coding sequence TTGGACACGGAAAACGGGACACTGTTCATTGTCGCCACGCCCCTGGGCAACACCCGGGACCTTTCCCCCCGGGCGGCGGGGGTGCTGGCCGAGGCGGCCGTGGTCCTGGCCGAGGACACGCGCCGTACCGGGCTTTTGCTCAAGGCCCTCGGCATCGCCGCCAGGCGGCTGGTCAGCTTCCACGAGCACAACGAGGAGGCCAGGACCCCGCAGGTCCTGGGCTGGCTGGGGGAGGGGCGCGAGGTGGCCCTGGTCTCCGACGCCGGCACGCCGCTTTTGGCCGACCCGGGCTATCGGCTGGTGGCCGCCGCCCGGCAGGCGGGGTTTGGCGTTTCCCCCGTACCCGGCCCCTCGGCCATCCTGGCGGCGCTCTCGGCCGCCGGCATCGCGCCCTATCCCTTTGCGTTCCTGGGATTTCCCCCGCGCGGCCGGGCGCAGGCCGAGGCGCTCTTCACCCGGTTCGGCGCCACGGGCGCCACGCTGGTTTTTTTCGAGCGCAAAAACCGCATCGGCGACACCCTGGCCGCCGCCCTGGCCGCCCTGGGCGACCGGGACTGCGTGCTGTGCCGGGAGCTGACCAAGACCTTCGAGGAGTTCGTGCCGGGACGGCTGGCCGATTTCGCCGGCAAGGACCTGGAGTTGCTGGGCGAAGTCACGGTGGTGGTCGGGCCGGGAGGGGGCGGGCGGTCGGCGGACGACGAGGCCCGGCGGGTGCTGGCCGAGGAGGCGGCCGCCGGCGGCAAGCCGCGCGAAGTGGCCAGGCGCGCGGCAACGCGGCTTTCGGGATGGACCGCCAAGGCGCTTTATGCCATGCTGCCCGTTCGGGAACGCGATTGA
- a CDS encoding FAD-dependent oxidoreductase: protein MSQQVVIIGAVALGPKAACRFKRLSPDSKVVMLDRDMRISYGGCGIPYFVSGEVSDVTALQSTAFHMVRSPEFFHDVKDVEARAQTEAIAIDRAAKTVTARHLPTGAEEKIPYDKLVIATGSTPRKLPIPGLDLPGVHAVNNLEAAEAIKQSVAGGSVGTVAIIGSGFIGLEMAVAFADMWGLDVTVIELFDQILPGVTNPTLAGMAQRHMEEKGVAFRLAEQVKAIEGDGRVERVVTDKGTVEADLVIVSVGVVPNDALAKAAGLEVSARGGIVVDDRMRTSDPDIYAGGDCVVVKNLVTGQPMYLPLGSMANRQGRVIGDNLAGGDSTFEGVVGSWCVKLFDLGASGTGLTLAGAQRAGLDAVSTHITAVDRAHFYPEHALMSLELVAERGTRRVLGLQGLSVNGDAVVGKVNTVAAMLPYAPKVADVSNVEVAYSPPFAAAMDILNTVANVADNILAGKNKGITVTEFGELWKQTDLGDAYILDCREEPQGGPLTEKYPGRWHNIPQGQLRDRLAEVPRDKKIVLMCNTGARSYEALVTLAHMGFDQVVSVEGGMAAVNAAGIDV from the coding sequence ATGTCGCAACAGGTCGTCATCATCGGAGCCGTGGCCCTTGGCCCCAAGGCCGCTTGCCGCTTCAAGCGGCTTTCCCCGGACAGCAAGGTCGTCATGCTCGACCGCGACATGCGCATTTCCTACGGCGGCTGCGGCATTCCCTACTTCGTTTCCGGCGAGGTCAGCGACGTGACCGCCCTGCAATCCACGGCCTTCCACATGGTGCGTTCGCCCGAATTCTTCCACGACGTCAAGGACGTGGAAGCCCGGGCCCAGACCGAGGCCATCGCCATCGACCGGGCGGCCAAGACCGTGACCGCCCGCCACCTGCCCACCGGCGCCGAGGAGAAAATCCCCTACGACAAGCTGGTCATCGCCACGGGCAGCACGCCGCGCAAACTCCCCATCCCGGGGCTCGACCTGCCGGGCGTGCACGCCGTCAACAACCTGGAGGCGGCCGAGGCCATCAAGCAATCCGTGGCCGGCGGCTCGGTCGGGACCGTGGCCATCATCGGCTCGGGTTTCATCGGCCTGGAGATGGCCGTGGCCTTCGCCGACATGTGGGGCCTCGACGTCACGGTCATCGAGCTGTTCGACCAGATCCTGCCCGGCGTGACGAACCCCACGCTCGCCGGCATGGCCCAGAGGCACATGGAGGAAAAGGGCGTGGCCTTCCGCCTGGCCGAGCAGGTCAAGGCCATCGAGGGCGACGGCCGGGTCGAGCGCGTGGTCACGGACAAGGGCACCGTCGAGGCCGACCTGGTCATCGTGTCCGTGGGCGTGGTGCCCAACGACGCGCTGGCCAAGGCGGCCGGCCTGGAGGTTTCGGCGCGCGGCGGCATCGTGGTCGACGACCGCATGCGCACCTCGGACCCGGACATCTACGCCGGCGGCGACTGCGTGGTGGTCAAGAACCTGGTGACCGGACAACCCATGTACCTGCCGCTCGGGTCCATGGCCAACCGGCAAGGCCGGGTGATCGGCGACAACCTGGCCGGCGGCGACTCGACCTTCGAGGGCGTGGTCGGCTCGTGGTGCGTCAAACTCTTCGACCTGGGCGCCTCGGGCACGGGCCTCACCCTGGCCGGGGCCCAACGGGCCGGCCTCGACGCCGTGTCCACCCACATCACGGCCGTGGACCGGGCCCATTTCTACCCCGAACACGCCCTCATGTCCCTGGAACTGGTGGCCGAGCGCGGCACGCGCCGGGTGCTGGGCCTGCAGGGCCTGTCGGTCAACGGCGACGCCGTGGTCGGCAAGGTCAACACCGTGGCCGCCATGCTGCCCTACGCGCCCAAGGTGGCCGACGTGTCCAACGTGGAAGTGGCCTACTCGCCGCCCTTCGCCGCGGCCATGGACATCCTCAACACCGTGGCCAACGTGGCCGACAACATCCTGGCCGGCAAGAACAAGGGGATCACGGTCACGGAATTCGGCGAACTCTGGAAGCAGACCGACCTCGGCGACGCCTACATCCTCGACTGCCGCGAGGAGCCGCAGGGCGGGCCGCTGACGGAAAAATACCCCGGCCGCTGGCACAACATCCCCCAAGGCCAGTTGCGCGACCGCCTGGCCGAGGTGCCGCGCGACAAGAAGATCGTGCTCATGTGCAACACCGGCGCCCGCTCCTACGAGGCCCTGGTGACCCTGGCCCACATGGGCTTCGACCAGGTGGTCAGCGTCGAGGGCGGCATGGCCGCCGTCAATGCCGCCGGCATCGACGTGTAG
- a CDS encoding [FeFe] hydrogenase, group A, whose product MSRIEMEKIFYEPNVPAPGTNLDKALIVQVDETKCIGCDTCMGYCPTGAITGETGEPHKVVDPAACINCGQCLTHCPTAAIYETVSFVPEIEAKLKDKNVKVIAMPAPAVRYALGDPFGLPLGAVTTEHMLTALTQLGFANVWDNEFTADVTIWEEGSELLARVTKKLDKPLPQFTSCCPGWQKYAETFHPELLPHFSSCKSPIGMMGPLAKTYGAKELGYAPKDIYTVSIMPCTAKKFEGMRPEYNVSGFRDIDATINTRELAYLLKKANIDLPRIADGKRDAVMGESTGGATIFGVSGGVMEAALRFAYQALAKKPPQSWDFKAVRGLDGIKEATVNIAGTDVKVAVVNGGKNFAKVCEAVKAGTSPYHFVEFMACPGGCVMGGGQPIMPTVLQAANNATTRFHASLKKRLALFNAQKA is encoded by the coding sequence ATGAGCCGCATCGAGATGGAAAAAATCTTTTACGAGCCGAACGTGCCGGCTCCGGGCACGAACCTGGACAAGGCGCTTATCGTCCAGGTCGACGAGACCAAATGCATCGGCTGCGACACCTGCATGGGCTATTGCCCCACCGGCGCCATCACCGGCGAGACCGGCGAGCCCCACAAGGTCGTGGACCCGGCCGCCTGCATCAACTGCGGCCAGTGCCTGACCCACTGCCCGACCGCGGCCATCTACGAAACCGTGTCCTTCGTCCCGGAGATCGAAGCCAAGCTCAAGGACAAAAACGTCAAGGTCATCGCCATGCCGGCCCCGGCCGTGCGCTACGCCCTGGGCGACCCCTTCGGCCTGCCCCTGGGGGCCGTGACCACCGAACACATGCTGACAGCGCTGACCCAGCTCGGCTTCGCCAACGTCTGGGACAACGAGTTCACGGCCGACGTGACCATCTGGGAGGAGGGCTCCGAGCTTTTGGCCCGCGTCACCAAAAAGCTCGACAAGCCCCTGCCGCAATTCACCTCCTGCTGTCCGGGCTGGCAGAAGTACGCCGAGACCTTCCACCCCGAGCTGCTGCCGCATTTCTCCTCGTGCAAGTCGCCCATCGGCATGATGGGTCCCCTGGCCAAGACCTACGGGGCCAAGGAGCTCGGCTATGCCCCGAAAGACATCTACACCGTGTCCATCATGCCCTGCACGGCGAAAAAGTTCGAAGGCATGCGCCCGGAATACAACGTCAGCGGCTTCCGCGACATCGACGCCACCATCAACACCCGCGAACTGGCCTACCTGCTCAAGAAGGCGAACATCGACCTGCCCAGGATCGCCGACGGCAAGCGCGACGCGGTCATGGGCGAATCCACCGGCGGCGCCACCATCTTCGGCGTCTCGGGGGGCGTGATGGAGGCGGCCCTGCGCTTCGCCTACCAGGCCCTGGCCAAGAAACCGCCCCAGAGCTGGGATTTCAAGGCCGTGCGCGGCCTTGACGGCATCAAGGAAGCCACGGTCAACATCGCCGGCACCGACGTCAAGGTGGCCGTGGTCAACGGCGGCAAGAACTTCGCCAAGGTCTGCGAGGCGGTCAAGGCCGGCACCTCGCCCTACCACTTCGTGGAATTCATGGCCTGCCCGGGCGGCTGCGTCATGGGCGGCGGCCAGCCCATCATGCCCACCGTGCTCCAGGCCGCAAATAACGCCACGACCAGGTTCCATGCCTCGCTCAAAAAACGCCTGGCCCTTTTCAACGCGCAAAAAGCCTAA
- a CDS encoding iron hydrogenase small subunit, producing the protein MSIASFTRRGFLKTACVLTGGALIGLRLTGRAVAAAKQLKEYMQDRVNGVYGADAAFKVRASQDNAQVITLYKKFLKQPLSHESEHLLHTTWVDRSKDLAALRAKGLYPNPRAKEFESAPYPYL; encoded by the coding sequence ATGTCCATTGCCAGTTTCACCCGCCGCGGCTTCCTCAAGACCGCCTGCGTCCTGACCGGCGGCGCCCTCATCGGCCTGCGCCTGACCGGCCGGGCCGTGGCCGCGGCCAAGCAGCTCAAGGAATACATGCAGGACCGCGTAAACGGCGTCTACGGCGCCGATGCCGCCTTCAAGGTCCGGGCCTCCCAGGACAACGCCCAAGTCATCACGCTCTACAAGAAGTTCCTCAAGCAACCCCTGTCCCACGAGTCCGAGCACCTGCTCCACACCACCTGGGTGGACCGCTCCAAGGACCTGGCGGCGCTTAGGGCCAAGGGGCTTTACCCCAATCCCCGGGCCAAGGAATTCGAGAGCGCCCCCTATCCCTATCTCTAA
- a CDS encoding outer membrane homotrimeric porin, with product MKRLTVPALLAVLLLGALGIARAETQVRVTGDSRVYGVYFSGHNFTGWNDPAWTSNTPTWTKAGTKTEDTFEIWERIRVRTDFIANDNLKFRLATKVDNTWGNGTYTAANPDVAIQVYQAFLEFKYPDTDIQINAGLQPTALPQSALFNDSIVFTDWAAALIVKAPLIANTLELNAGFARMIDTNRTFDPSTTQVGDELDFYILSLPITVPGLKATPWGVVGVAGAKAGYYTAYASSFAEGSYAEDLLSAGTLVGPTGWKNNQNPYYWVGGAFELSALDPVRFYADVINGGGAMNDRNKSRRQGWFVDFGAEYTGFDMLTPQVFAWWSTGEDGSTRNGSERMPHTRPNWGPGGSFLFDDSQVFARNSNMGMDPVGAMGLGLSLNNVTFMDKLSQRATFTYLKGNNAPRAIRDLNAALGSNPYFQMGRDLTTNEYALGVNFDSQYMIYENLAARVETGFAHGQFQESVWGHRLANKANGNDTWKVAFGFTYKY from the coding sequence ATGAAACGTTTGACCGTGCCGGCCCTTTTGGCCGTGCTCCTTTTGGGAGCACTCGGCATCGCCCGGGCCGAGACGCAAGTGCGCGTCACCGGCGACTCCCGCGTCTACGGCGTCTATTTCAGCGGCCACAACTTCACCGGCTGGAACGACCCCGCCTGGACGTCCAACACCCCCACCTGGACCAAGGCCGGCACCAAGACCGAGGACACCTTCGAGATCTGGGAACGCATCCGCGTGCGCACGGACTTCATCGCCAACGACAACCTGAAATTCCGCCTGGCCACCAAGGTGGACAACACCTGGGGCAACGGCACCTACACCGCCGCCAACCCCGACGTGGCCATCCAGGTCTACCAAGCCTTCCTGGAGTTCAAGTATCCGGACACGGACATCCAGATCAACGCCGGCCTCCAGCCCACGGCCCTGCCGCAAAGCGCCCTGTTCAACGACAGCATCGTGTTTACCGACTGGGCCGCCGCCCTGATCGTCAAGGCCCCGCTTATTGCCAACACCCTGGAGCTCAATGCCGGCTTCGCCCGCATGATCGACACCAACCGCACCTTCGACCCCAGCACCACGCAGGTCGGCGACGAGCTGGATTTCTACATCCTGTCCCTGCCCATCACCGTGCCCGGGCTCAAGGCCACGCCCTGGGGCGTCGTCGGCGTGGCCGGGGCCAAGGCCGGCTACTACACCGCCTACGCCTCGTCCTTCGCCGAGGGCTCCTACGCCGAGGACCTGCTCTCCGCCGGCACCCTCGTTGGCCCCACCGGCTGGAAGAACAACCAGAACCCCTACTACTGGGTGGGCGGCGCCTTCGAGCTGTCCGCCCTCGACCCGGTGCGCTTCTACGCCGACGTCATCAACGGCGGCGGCGCGATGAACGACCGCAACAAGAGCCGCCGCCAGGGCTGGTTCGTGGATTTCGGCGCCGAATACACCGGCTTCGACATGCTCACTCCCCAGGTCTTCGCCTGGTGGTCCACCGGCGAAGACGGCTCCACCCGCAACGGCTCCGAGCGCATGCCCCACACCCGCCCCAACTGGGGCCCGGGCGGCTCGTTCCTGTTTGACGACAGCCAGGTCTTCGCCCGCAACTCCAACATGGGCATGGACCCGGTGGGCGCCATGGGCCTGGGCCTGTCGCTCAATAACGTCACGTTCATGGACAAGCTCTCCCAGCGCGCCACCTTCACCTACTTGAAGGGCAACAACGCGCCCCGGGCCATCCGCGACCTCAACGCCGCCCTGGGTTCCAACCCCTACTTCCAGATGGGCCGCGACCTGACCACCAACGAGTACGCCCTCGGCGTCAACTTCGACAGCCAGTACATGATCTATGAGAACCTGGCCGCCCGCGTCGAAACGGGTTTCGCCCACGGCCAGTTCCAGGAAAGCGTCTGGGGCCACCGCCTGGCCAACAAGGCCAACGGCAACGACACCTGGAAAGTCGCTTTCGGCTTCACCTACAAATACTAG
- a CDS encoding DUF3313 domain-containing protein translates to MRNANWIRQLLILAIPAILYGCGTPKPLMYKELYSTAYLRSDTNGASMTMPYSYSSQTNLRIYDKIIVDNVTIYRGPDNQFGKMSEDDKTELATYMYSQFVEKLASRFTITYSPGSNTLILKLILTGAATTTPVLGTLSRFDLSGGLYNGIQSIRGGEGTFTGSVLYAVEIYDAATSQLLRAYIAKEYPNSLNIGASFGALAAARTGIEKGAEKLVEQLQ, encoded by the coding sequence ATGCGCAACGCAAACTGGATACGACAACTCTTGATTCTTGCGATCCCGGCAATACTCTATGGCTGTGGAACTCCAAAACCGCTCATGTACAAGGAGTTGTATTCAACAGCATATCTCCGGTCGGATACAAACGGTGCGTCAATGACCATGCCATACAGCTACTCAAGTCAGACAAATTTGCGAATATATGATAAAATTATTGTCGACAATGTCACGATTTACAGAGGGCCAGACAACCAATTCGGCAAGATGTCTGAAGATGACAAGACAGAATTGGCGACATATATGTATTCTCAATTTGTCGAAAAGTTGGCTTCCAGGTTCACTATTACATACAGTCCAGGTTCAAATACCTTGATATTGAAGCTTATATTGACAGGTGCTGCGACAACTACGCCTGTGCTGGGGACATTGTCTCGGTTTGACCTCTCGGGAGGTCTCTATAATGGAATCCAAAGCATACGTGGTGGAGAGGGTACATTTACCGGATCCGTGCTTTATGCCGTCGAGATCTATGATGCTGCGACATCGCAACTCCTGAGAGCCTATATCGCAAAGGAATACCCGAACTCATTGAATATCGGAGCAAGTTTCGGCGCTTTGGCGGCGGCCAGGACCGGCATCGAAAAGGGAGCGGAAAAGCTCGTCGAACAGCTTCAATGA
- a CDS encoding helix-turn-helix domain-containing protein, giving the protein MRLLVESVGRVLARQGFQAVKVNVVAREAGVDKVLIYRYFGGLPGLVAAFAHSGDFWPDAQELAGGDIEAFMVLPYAERLVIGVRNYLRALRSRPLTQEVLAWRFMVRNELTDAIDSVRESVGMRLLALLRPDADAPSDLDMTALFAILGGVINHLGVRARTEKDFAGLPLDEDETWRRLEAMLARIIRSVFGQSG; this is encoded by the coding sequence ATGCGGCTTTTGGTTGAGTCCGTGGGGCGGGTGCTGGCCCGGCAAGGTTTTCAAGCCGTCAAGGTCAATGTTGTCGCCCGGGAAGCTGGCGTGGATAAGGTTCTTATTTACCGGTATTTTGGCGGGTTGCCCGGTCTTGTCGCGGCCTTTGCCCATAGCGGCGATTTCTGGCCCGATGCCCAGGAGTTGGCTGGCGGCGACATAGAGGCCTTCATGGTCCTGCCGTATGCCGAACGGCTGGTCATCGGCGTGCGAAACTATTTGCGCGCCCTCCGCAGCCGGCCCTTGACCCAGGAAGTCCTGGCGTGGCGGTTCATGGTGCGCAACGAGTTGACCGACGCCATTGATTCGGTCCGGGAGTCCGTCGGCATGCGGCTCTTGGCTCTGCTGCGACCCGATGCGGATGCCCCCTCCGACCTGGACATGACGGCTCTGTTCGCCATCCTTGGCGGGGTCATCAATCATTTGGGCGTCCGGGCACGCACGGAAAAGGACTTTGCCGGCCTTCCACTGGACGAAGACGAGACGTGGCGGCGCCTGGAAGCCATGTTGGCGCGTATCATCCGAAGCGTGTTCGGGCAGTCTGGCTGA
- a CDS encoding ABC transporter ATP-binding protein/permease — MPGTKRRFLSDLWTLTKPYWKSEEKFKSGLLLAVIIGMSLGIVYLNVLFNEWNNLFYNSLQNKDVDAFFRLFGRFAILAALFIIVAVYQIYLRQMLQIRWRRWLTERLVARWLDAHNYYRLRFENGLTDNPDQRISEDINGFIEQTLSLTLGFLEAVVSLASFSVILWNLSGDIHILDLPIPGSMLWAALLYAGIGSVLTHLIGRPLIRLNFFQQRYEADFRYSLVGVRENAEPIALYGGEAQEARGLSVRFAGVVSNWWAIMRRQKRLTWFSAGYSQAAVIFPFLVAAPRYFSGAIQLGGLMQTASAFNHVQNSLSWFIDAYTRLAAWKATVDRLTGFAAALEALESRRGEGLARTEAAPGDGLTVADLHLRLPDGQPLLSAQSLALAPGRRVMVAGPSGCGKSTLFRAIGGLWPFASGTLAAPAGERTLFLPQRPYLPIASLAAAVTYPDAPETYGRERIAAALTDCGLPHLAGRLDEERHWSQELSVGEQQRLGFARALLIAPRWLFCDEATSALDEAAEQALYTLLTARLPDTAIVSIAHRPALARFHQRVLRFTPTPGAQAPYTLEEAATAA; from the coding sequence ATGCCCGGGACGAAACGGCGCTTCCTGTCCGACCTGTGGACCCTGACCAAGCCCTACTGGAAAAGCGAGGAAAAATTCAAATCCGGCCTGCTGCTCGCCGTCATCATCGGCATGAGCCTCGGCATCGTGTATTTGAACGTCCTGTTCAACGAATGGAACAACCTCTTCTACAACTCGCTGCAAAATAAGGATGTGGACGCCTTTTTCCGCCTCTTCGGCCGTTTCGCCATCCTGGCCGCCCTGTTCATCATCGTGGCCGTCTATCAGATCTACCTGCGCCAGATGCTGCAGATCCGCTGGCGCCGCTGGCTCACCGAACGCCTCGTCGCCCGCTGGCTCGACGCCCACAACTACTACCGCCTGCGCTTCGAAAACGGACTCACCGACAACCCCGACCAGCGCATCAGCGAGGACATCAACGGCTTCATCGAGCAGACGCTTTCGCTCACCCTGGGCTTCCTCGAAGCCGTGGTCTCCCTGGCCTCCTTTTCCGTCATCCTCTGGAACCTCTCCGGCGACATCCACATCCTGGACCTGCCCATCCCGGGCTCCATGCTCTGGGCCGCCCTGCTCTACGCCGGCATCGGCTCGGTCCTGACCCACCTGATCGGCCGGCCGCTGATACGCCTCAACTTCTTCCAGCAGCGCTACGAGGCCGACTTCCGCTACTCCCTCGTGGGCGTGCGCGAAAACGCCGAACCCATCGCGCTCTACGGCGGCGAAGCCCAGGAAGCCCGGGGGCTGTCCGTACGCTTCGCGGGCGTCGTGTCCAACTGGTGGGCCATCATGCGCCGCCAGAAACGCCTGACCTGGTTTTCCGCCGGCTATTCCCAGGCCGCCGTCATCTTCCCCTTCCTGGTCGCCGCGCCGCGCTATTTTTCCGGGGCCATCCAGCTCGGCGGGCTCATGCAGACCGCCTCGGCCTTCAACCACGTCCAGAATTCCCTGTCCTGGTTCATCGACGCCTACACCCGCCTGGCCGCCTGGAAAGCCACGGTCGACCGCCTCACCGGCTTCGCCGCCGCCCTGGAGGCCCTGGAATCGCGACGCGGCGAAGGCCTGGCCCGCACCGAGGCCGCGCCGGGCGACGGCCTGACCGTCGCCGACTTGCACCTTCGCCTGCCGGACGGCCAGCCCCTCCTGTCCGCCCAGTCCCTGGCCCTGGCCCCGGGCCGGCGGGTCATGGTGGCCGGGCCGTCGGGCTGCGGCAAATCCACGCTCTTCCGCGCCATCGGGGGGCTTTGGCCCTTCGCCTCGGGCACCCTGGCCGCGCCGGCCGGCGAGCGCACGCTCTTTTTGCCCCAGCGGCCCTACCTGCCCATCGCCTCCCTGGCCGCCGCCGTGACCTATCCCGACGCGCCGGAAACCTACGGCCGCGAGCGCATCGCCGCCGCCCTCACCGACTGCGGCCTGCCCCATCTGGCCGGCCGTCTGGACGAGGAACGCCACTGGTCCCAGGAACTGTCCGTGGGCGAACAGCAACGCCTGGGGTTCGCCCGGGCGCTTTTAATCGCCCCGCGCTGGCTTTTCTGCGACGAGGCCACCTCGGCCCTGGACGAGGCCGCCGAACAGGCCCTGTATACCCTGCTGACCGCGCGCCTGCCCGACACGGCCATCGTCAGCATCGCCCACCGGCCGGCCCTGGCCCGTTTCCACCAGCGCGTCCTGCGCTTTACCCCGACCCCGGGCGCCCAGGCGCCGTACACGCTGGAAGAAGCGGCGACCGCGGCATGA